A single Muntiacus reevesi chromosome 9, mMunRee1.1, whole genome shotgun sequence DNA region contains:
- the LOC136174090 gene encoding olfactory receptor 4P4-like: MENQNNVTEFVFIGLWGNKKIELLFFSLFLLCYLAVLMGNVIVLLTIICSHLKQQPMYYFLCHLSLMDVSYTSTVVPRLIRDFAAARKNISYNSCMTQLFTAHLLAGVELFLLVSMAFDCCVAIVKPLHYMASMNRQRCNMLIVLAWAVSFWHSLALLLMVLKLPFCGPNQIDHYLCDVKPLLKLVCKDIHVVSILVIANSGMLVLVIFLVLVASYIVILYNLRAHSSAGRRKALSTCGSHIAVVVLFFVPCIYTYVLPAGSANKDKDISVFYTVIGPMLNPLIYTLRNVEMKIAMRKVWSKVTRSDLK; the protein is encoded by the coding sequence ATGGAAAACCAAAACAATGTCACAGAATTTGTTTTCATAGGGTTGtggggaaataagaaaatagagctactgttcttttccttgtTCCTGCTCTGTTACCTGGCTGTCTTGATGGGGAATGTCATCGTCTTACTCACCATCATCTGCAGCCATCTAAAGCAGCAACCCATGTACTACTTTCTCTGTCACCTCTCCCTCATGGATGTCAGCTACACCTCCACGGTGGTCCCCAGGCTAATCAGGGACTTTGCTGCAGCAAGAAAGAACATTTCCTATAACAGCTGTATGACCCAGCTCTTCACTGCCCACTTGCTGGCAGGTGTGGAGCTCTTCCTCTTGGTGTCCATGGCTTTTGACTGCTGCGTCGCCATCGTCAAGCCCCTGCACTACATGGCCAGCATGAACAGACAGAGGTGCAACATGCTGATCGTCCTGGCCTGGGCTGTCAGCTTTTGGCATTCTCTTGCTTTACTTCTCATGGTACTCAAGTTACCTTTCTGCGGTCCTAATCAGATAGATCACTACCTATGCGATGTGAAGCCTCTCTTGAAACTGGTGTGCAAAGATATTCATGTTGTGAGTATCTTAGTGATTGCAAATTCAGGAATGTTGGTGCTTGTCATATTTCTTGTTCTAGTAGCTTCTTACATAGTCATACTATATAACCTTAGAGCACATTCTTCTGCAGGGCGAAGAAAAGCTCTCTCAACGTGTGGTTCTCACATAGCAGTTGTAGTGTTATTCTTCGTGCCCTGTATCTATACTTACGTTCTGCCTGCAGGGAGCGCGAACAAGGACAAGGACATCTCGGTGTTTTACACTGTGATTGGCCCCATGCTGAACCCTCTCATCTACACCCTGAGAAACGTGGAGATGAAAATCGCCATGAGGAAGGTATGGTCTAAAGTGACGCGTTCAGATTTGAAGTAA